From Coriobacteriia bacterium, the proteins below share one genomic window:
- a CDS encoding ATP-binding cassette domain-containing protein, translated as MLEPLIRLTEVVKTYDTGEVPFTALRGINLDVGAGEFIGLIGKSGSGKTTLINMITGIDRPSSGTVVIDGTPVHKLNENQLAVWRGKTIGVVFQFFQLLPTLTVIENVMLPMDFCNMFSPAERPKRALHLLDQVEMADQANKLPAALSGGQ; from the coding sequence ATGCTCGAGCCACTCATTCGCTTGACCGAGGTCGTCAAAACTTACGACACCGGCGAGGTGCCATTCACTGCCCTGCGCGGAATCAACCTCGACGTTGGTGCGGGCGAGTTCATCGGCCTAATCGGCAAGTCGGGCAGCGGCAAGACCACGCTCATCAACATGATCACCGGTATCGACCGTCCCAGTTCCGGCACGGTGGTCATCGACGGCACACCAGTGCACAAGCTCAACGAGAACCAGCTTGCCGTGTGGCGCGGCAAGACCATCGGCGTCGTGTTCCAGTTCTTCCAGCTGCTGCCCACACTGACGGTCATCGAGAACGTCATGCTGCCGATGGACTTCTGCAACATGTTCTCGCCCGCCGAGCGACCCAAGCGCGCACTGCACCTGCTCGACCAAGTCGAGATGGCCGATCAGGCCAACAAGTTGCCGGCCGCGCTCTCCGGCGGCCAG
- the rsgA gene encoding ribosome small subunit-dependent GTPase A: MSDAPYSFDPTLADLGWSEAWRAAFGELGGVGFEPARVVRVDREFPMVATAGGLVRAEPAVHLVKTRGTGSRAVVGDWVALSRPEGHDLAIIEAILPRKTAFTRKDPGEATGEQVLIANIDVVFVVQSLSGRGLNVRRLERELVLAWESGARPVVILSKADVAEDTDYQRKLAAESTGDVPIIIESAISGEGLEEVRAQVPVGTTAALLGGSGVGKSTLINGLVGEEVQRTGHVRERDDKGRHITVARELVQLPGGGIIIDTPGMRGLALWDAGDGIASAFPDIDALSQKCRFRDCTHNSEPGCAVIAAVEAGLLPARRLQSYRLLQGEMVELGRKQDERAWAAKEQASKVSGKAAKRFFKDNQDKRTH, encoded by the coding sequence GTGTCAGACGCCCCCTACAGCTTCGACCCAACGCTCGCTGACCTCGGCTGGTCCGAGGCTTGGCGGGCTGCGTTCGGCGAGCTGGGCGGGGTGGGCTTCGAGCCGGCGCGCGTGGTGCGGGTCGACCGGGAGTTCCCCATGGTTGCCACGGCTGGCGGCCTCGTTCGCGCCGAGCCGGCCGTGCACCTCGTCAAGACGCGCGGCACGGGTAGCCGAGCCGTCGTCGGCGACTGGGTGGCACTCTCGCGGCCCGAGGGCCACGACCTCGCCATCATCGAAGCCATCCTCCCGCGCAAGACAGCCTTCACCCGCAAGGATCCCGGCGAGGCGACAGGCGAGCAGGTGCTCATTGCCAACATCGACGTGGTCTTTGTCGTGCAGTCGCTGTCCGGTCGCGGCTTAAACGTTCGCCGCCTCGAGCGGGAGCTGGTGCTTGCGTGGGAGAGCGGGGCGCGACCGGTGGTCATCTTGAGCAAGGCTGATGTCGCCGAGGACACCGACTACCAGCGCAAACTTGCCGCCGAGTCGACGGGCGACGTCCCTATCATCATCGAGAGTGCCATCTCGGGCGAGGGCCTCGAGGAGGTTCGAGCCCAGGTTCCCGTTGGGACGACCGCGGCGCTTCTCGGCGGATCGGGTGTGGGCAAGTCGACGCTCATCAACGGACTTGTGGGCGAAGAGGTGCAGCGTACCGGGCACGTGCGCGAGCGCGACGACAAGGGCCGCCACATCACCGTCGCGCGCGAGCTGGTGCAGCTACCGGGTGGCGGCATCATCATCGACACACCGGGAATGCGTGGGCTGGCGCTTTGGGACGCCGGTGACGGCATCGCCAGCGCGTTTCCCGATATCGATGCACTGTCGCAGAAGTGCCGCTTTCGCGACTGCACCCACAACAGCGAGCCTGGCTGCGCCGTCATCGCGGCGGTCGAGGCCGGCTTGCTGCCCGCGCGCCGACTCCAGAGCTATCGGCTGTTGCAGGGCGAGATGGTCGAACTCGGTCGCAAGCAAGATGAGCGGGCATGGGCGGCCAAGGAGCAGGCGAGCAAGGTCTCGGGCAAGGCGGCCAAGCGCTTCTTCAAGGACAATCAAGACAAGCGGACTCACTAG
- the metW gene encoding methionine biosynthesis protein MetW produces the protein MSAADLLRADLQLVISLVPPGSRVLDLGCGDGSLIAHLRDERGCEVRGIELAPEEIAAALGRGLSVVQADLDDGLIGYPDAAFDVVVLSQTIQVMRNPALVLREMLRVGARGIVTFPNFGHWRVRGYLAFKGRMPVSESIPFSWYDTPNIHHTTLKDFREFVSANGGEIEREIPLSAGEWRQEIHEVNWWPNLLADTAVAVVRAKS, from the coding sequence ATGAGCGCTGCAGACCTACTGCGCGCCGACCTGCAGCTCGTCATCTCACTCGTGCCTCCCGGCTCGCGCGTGCTCGACCTCGGCTGCGGCGACGGCTCGCTCATCGCGCACCTGCGCGACGAGCGCGGCTGCGAGGTGCGCGGCATCGAGCTTGCGCCCGAGGAGATTGCGGCCGCACTCGGCCGTGGGCTCTCGGTGGTGCAGGCCGACCTCGACGACGGCCTGATCGGCTATCCCGATGCGGCGTTTGATGTAGTGGTGCTCTCGCAGACCATCCAGGTCATGCGCAACCCCGCGCTCGTGTTGCGGGAGATGCTGCGAGTGGGCGCGCGCGGAATCGTCACGTTTCCGAACTTCGGGCATTGGCGCGTGCGAGGCTACCTCGCGTTCAAGGGTCGCATGCCGGTCAGCGAGTCGATCCCGTTCTCGTGGTACGACACGCCCAACATCCACCACACCACGCTGAAGGACTTCCGCGAGTTTGTCTCGGCGAACGGCGGGGAGATCGAGCGCGAGATTCCGCTCAGTGCAGGGGAGTGGCGCCAGGAGATCCACGAGGTCAACTGGTGGCCGAACCTGCTCGCGGACACCGCCGTTGCCGTGGTGCGCGCGAAGTCCTAG
- a CDS encoding homoserine O-acetyltransferase yields MTQLNDNSESVDGTAAQPPASGPQYCTLDRGLDLVSGKRLTHVDIVYETWGELDEQGTNAVLICHALTGDSHVATGPDRNGVEKAGWWDVMVGPGMAFDTRKYFVICSNVLGGCSGTTGPESIDPATGLPYGLTFPLVTIEDMVNAQVAVLDHLGVQQLVAVVGGSVGGMQALAWAKLYPQRVRTCIGVATTPRLGAHAIGFNEVGRQAILADPNFRGGDYHGKDQPEQGLAIARMVGHITYLSDESMRAKFGRRLQDRAYHAFDFVTEFEVESYLAYQGRKFVDRFDANTYLYMTKAMDYFDLASGFNSVAEALADCDVRWLLLTFSSDWLFPTYQTKGLLDALRATGKEVSFAEIPSPYGHDAFLLEPEEQRRYIEPFLDRALCDARLAAGDSEECETR; encoded by the coding sequence GTGACCCAACTCAACGACAACAGCGAGTCTGTCGACGGTACTGCGGCCCAGCCTCCCGCGTCTGGGCCGCAGTACTGCACGCTGGACCGAGGGCTCGACCTGGTCTCGGGCAAGCGACTGACGCACGTCGACATCGTCTACGAGACGTGGGGCGAGCTCGATGAGCAAGGCACGAACGCAGTCTTGATCTGTCACGCCCTGACTGGCGACTCGCACGTCGCTACCGGCCCCGATCGCAACGGCGTCGAGAAGGCCGGCTGGTGGGACGTGATGGTCGGGCCGGGCATGGCGTTCGACACCCGCAAGTACTTCGTGATCTGCAGCAACGTGCTCGGTGGTTGCTCGGGCACGACCGGTCCGGAGTCGATCGACCCCGCGACCGGGCTGCCGTACGGTCTCACGTTTCCGCTCGTCACCATCGAAGACATGGTTAACGCCCAGGTCGCCGTCCTCGATCACTTGGGCGTGCAACAGCTCGTGGCGGTTGTGGGCGGGTCTGTGGGCGGCATGCAGGCGCTCGCGTGGGCCAAGCTCTACCCGCAACGTGTGCGCACCTGCATCGGCGTGGCGACGACGCCGCGTCTGGGCGCACATGCGATCGGCTTCAACGAGGTGGGCCGTCAGGCGATCTTGGCCGACCCCAACTTCAGGGGCGGCGACTACCACGGCAAGGACCAGCCCGAGCAGGGCTTGGCGATCGCGCGCATGGTGGGCCACATCACCTACCTGTCCGACGAATCGATGCGCGCAAAGTTCGGCCGTCGACTGCAGGACCGCGCCTACCACGCGTTCGACTTCGTCACCGAGTTCGAGGTCGAGAGCTATCTTGCGTACCAAGGCCGCAAGTTCGTCGACCGCTTCGACGCCAACACGTACCTCTACATGACCAAGGCGATGGACTACTTCGATCTTGCCTCGGGCTTCAACTCTGTCGCCGAGGCACTCGCCGACTGCGACGTGCGCTGGCTACTGCTCACCTTCTCCAGCGACTGGCTCTTCCCCACATACCAGACCAAGGGCCTGCTCGACGCCCTTCGCGCCACCGGCAAGGAGGTCTCGTTCGCCGAGATCCCGAGCCCGTACGGCCACGACGCGTTCCTGCTCGAGCCCGAAGAGCAGCGCCGCTACATCGAGCCGTTCCTCGACCGCGCGCTGTGCGACGCACGCCTCGCCGCCGGCGACTCCGAGGAGTGTGAGACGCGATGA
- a CDS encoding PLP-dependent transferase translates to MSDSTTPRFDTLSIHAGQSADPSTGSRAVPIYQTVAYNFESTDHAADLFALRAFGNIYTRLMNPTTDVLEQRIAALHGGSAAVATASGHAAENLALLNLAGSGDNIVSSTSLYGGTWNIFLHTFKRLGIDVSFAEPTDVQGFIDATDANTKAWYVETVGNPRLDVPNIRALANAGRELGVPLVVDNTFATPYLTRPIEHGAAVVIESLTKWIGGHGTSLGGIVVDGGNFDWGNGRFPQFTEPDASYHGLKFWDVFGDFPGLGNVAFAIRLRVNLLRDIGATLSPFNAQQILLGVETLGLRVERHSHNALAVAKYLQSHPKVAWVTYPGLENHPTKANADEFLSGGYGGVVVFGVKGGADAGQKLIEEVKLFSHLANVGDAKSLIIHPATTTHSQLSDEELVRAGIGPDFVRLSVGIEDIADIVADLEQALEQV, encoded by the coding sequence ATGAGCGACTCGACCACCCCGCGTTTCGACACGCTTTCCATCCACGCCGGGCAGAGCGCCGACCCCTCCACCGGTTCGCGCGCCGTTCCGATCTACCAGACGGTGGCCTACAACTTCGAGAGCACGGATCACGCAGCCGATCTCTTTGCGTTGCGCGCCTTCGGCAACATCTACACGCGGCTGATGAACCCGACGACCGACGTACTTGAGCAGCGCATCGCTGCGTTGCACGGCGGTTCAGCAGCTGTGGCAACGGCCTCGGGTCACGCCGCCGAGAACCTGGCGCTGCTCAATCTTGCCGGTTCGGGCGACAACATCGTCTCCTCAACGTCGCTCTACGGCGGCACCTGGAACATATTCCTGCACACATTCAAGCGCCTTGGCATCGACGTTTCGTTCGCCGAGCCCACCGACGTGCAGGGCTTCATCGACGCGACCGACGCCAACACCAAGGCCTGGTATGTGGAGACCGTGGGCAACCCGCGCCTCGACGTTCCCAACATCCGGGCACTGGCCAACGCCGGACGCGAGTTGGGCGTGCCGCTCGTCGTCGACAACACGTTCGCGACGCCGTACCTCACGCGCCCGATTGAGCACGGCGCCGCGGTCGTCATCGAATCGCTGACGAAGTGGATCGGGGGCCACGGCACGTCCCTCGGCGGCATCGTGGTCGACGGTGGCAACTTCGACTGGGGCAACGGCCGATTCCCGCAGTTCACCGAGCCGGATGCGAGCTACCACGGCTTGAAGTTCTGGGACGTCTTCGGCGACTTCCCCGGTTTGGGAAACGTGGCATTCGCGATCCGCTTGCGCGTCAACTTGCTCCGCGACATCGGCGCTACTCTGTCGCCCTTCAACGCGCAGCAGATCCTCTTAGGCGTCGAGACGCTGGGCCTTCGGGTGGAGCGCCACTCGCACAACGCCTTGGCCGTGGCGAAGTACCTGCAGTCGCATCCCAAGGTGGCCTGGGTAACGTATCCGGGCCTCGAGAACCACCCCACCAAGGCCAACGCCGACGAGTTTCTGTCGGGCGGTTATGGCGGGGTTGTGGTCTTCGGCGTCAAGGGCGGAGCCGACGCCGGCCAGAAGCTCATCGAGGAGGTCAAGCTGTTCTCGCACCTTGCCAACGTCGGTGATGCGAAATCGCTTATCATCCATCCTGCCACCACAACTCACTCGCAGCTTTCCGATGAGGAGCTCGTGCGTGCCGGCATCGGTCCGGACTTTGTGCGCCTCTCGGTCGGTATCGAGGACATCGCCGACATCGTCGCCGACCTGGAGCAGGCCCTGGAGCAGGTGTGA
- a CDS encoding flavin reductase family protein: MKQLLGPVDRLYPMPCVLVVGGTMQQADTLAVAWINIVSSTPATIAMGLRRTRRTLELIRESGEFTVNVPDTSMAAAVDYCGTTPGRERDKFADAGLTLIDSAVVKTPIIAECAFNVECRVTQEVAVGEYVVVLGEVVEAHAEEHVLRAGTNLVEMDALDPLIYCAGVREYRALGAKVADAYQVGRQVKDGLADE, from the coding sequence ATGAAGCAACTCCTTGGGCCGGTCGATCGACTCTATCCGATGCCATGCGTACTGGTTGTCGGCGGCACGATGCAGCAGGCCGACACGCTCGCGGTCGCTTGGATCAACATCGTCTCGTCCACGCCCGCCACCATCGCGATGGGCCTACGCCGTACTCGGCGAACGCTGGAGCTCATCCGCGAGAGCGGCGAGTTCACGGTCAACGTTCCCGACACTTCGATGGCGGCGGCGGTCGACTACTGCGGCACGACCCCCGGGCGCGAGCGCGACAAGTTCGCCGACGCCGGCCTGACGCTGATCGACTCGGCGGTCGTCAAGACGCCGATCATCGCCGAGTGCGCGTTTAACGTGGAGTGCCGAGTGACGCAGGAGGTCGCGGTCGGCGAGTACGTCGTGGTGCTCGGCGAGGTAGTCGAGGCGCACGCCGAGGAGCATGTCCTGCGCGCGGGCACCAACCTCGTCGAGATGGACGCTCTCGACCCGCTTATCTACTGCGCTGGCGTTCGCGAGTACCGCGCGCTCGGCGCGAAGGTTGCCGACGCGTACCAAGTCGGTCGTCAGGTCAAGGACGGACTCGCCGATGAGTGA